A stretch of the Ptiloglossa arizonensis isolate GNS036 chromosome 1, iyPtiAriz1_principal, whole genome shotgun sequence genome encodes the following:
- the Ptpmeg2 gene encoding protein tyrosine phosphatase Meg2 produces the protein MAATLTVEQEQATKEFIETVNKCRAGRRAGPVSWSTAVKFLTARKFEVIRALALYEQHEATRTREGLALLYPTQEPLLSELHTGKFTVLPSRDATGAAVAIFTAHLHLPQTTTHQTTLQGVVYQLDAALESAETQKHGLVFIYDMSDSKYQNFDYDLSQKILTLLKGGYPAKLKKVLIVTAPLWFKAPFKILRLFVREKLRDRVFTVSIPQLTLHIPRESLPYRLGGTLEIQHEAWLLHCLKSMTNRGGGELCEVTPRVGSPLSPTSKSHTAHQNPNGTTVSSSTSPIIDKSKVKNGVSNIGDIEITNGDAWMGTDEAPSPVQPPSSASSGFSDDDSLHGDLGLQAVTMEQLIEDIHSRGRAGLIAEYAEIRQRPPEASFNHAKLRVNVSKNRYTDVLCYDHSRVCLSQLDGDATTDYINANFVDGYKQKNAFISTQGPLPKTCGDFWRMIWEQQALVIVMTTRVVERGRTKCAQYWGPEPGDEVQAGGFTVTTLKVDTNPDYTISMLLLTNNKTDETREVCHMLYTAWPDYGVPQSARALLQFLALVRQQQNKLLACRGDTWAGHPRGPPIVVHCSAGIGRTGTFCTLDICISRLEDTGTVDIRGTVEKIRAQRAYSIQMPDQYVFCHRALAEYALSRGMLSPQHLAMLPPTIEEDSD, from the exons GCCACAAAAGAATTTATAGAAACAGTTAATAAGTGTCGGGCTGGTAGAAGAGCTGGTCCAGTGTCATGGAGCACAGCAGTGAAATTTCTAACGGcaagaaagtttgaagttataaggGCATTGGCTCTTTACGAACAACACGAAGCCACCAGAACAAGGGAAGGCCTCGCGCTTCTATATCCTACACAGGAACCCTTACTCAGTGAATTACATACAGGAAAATTTACAGTTTTA CCTTCGAGGGACGCAACAGGAGCAGCTGTAGCTATTTTCACTGCACATTTGCATCTTCCACAAACTACGACGCACCAAACAACGTTACAA GGTGTTGTGTATCAATTGGATGCGGCTCTTGAAAGCGCAGAGACACAGAAGCATGGTCTGGTTTTCATTTACGATATGTCAGACAGCAAGTACCAGAATTTTGACTATGACCTCTCCCAAAAGATTCTCACCCTTCTGAAG GGTGGTTATCCAGCAAAACTGAAAAAAGTTTTAATAGTGACTGCACCGCTGTGGTTCAAAGCGCCATTTAAGATCCTCCGATtattcgttcgtgaaaaattGAGGGACAGAGTATTCACTGTATCCATTCCTCAATTAACGTTGCATATACCACGAGAATCATTACCATACCGTTTGGGCGGCACATTGGAGATACAGCATGAGGCATGGCTGCTCCACTGTCTTAAATCCATGACAAACAGAGGCGGGGGTGAACTTTGCGAG GTTACCCCCAGAGTGGGTAGTCCTCTTTCGCCCACATCGAAAAGTCACACGGCTCATCAGAATCCCAATGGAACTACAGTTAGTAGCTCAACTAGTCCTATAATCGATAAGAGCAAAGTTAAAAATGGGGTTTCGAATATTGGGGATATCGAGATCACGAATGGTGACGCCTGGATGGGAACCGACGAGGCACCGTCTCCGGTTCAGCCACCGTCCTCGGCCAGTTCCGGTTTCAGCGACGACGATAGCCTCCACGGCGATCTTGGACTCCAAGCCGTTACTATGGAACAACTTATCGAAGATATTCACTCGAGAGGACGCGCGGGTCTCATAGCCGAGTATGCGGAAATCAGGCAGAGACCGCCAGAAGCTTCCTTTAATCATGCAAA ATTGAGAGTAAACGTGTCTAAGAATCGTTACACAGACGTACTTTGCTACGACCATAGCAGAGTATGTCTGTCGCAATTAGACGGAGATGCCACCACTGATTACATCAATGCTAATTTTGTTGACGGTTACAAACAAAAGAACGCGTTTATCAGTACTCAGGGCCCTCTTCCAAAAACGTGTGGAGATTTTTGGAGGATGATTTGGGAACAGCAGGCGCTTGTTATCGTTATGACTACTAG AGTGGTAGAAAGAGGACGCACCAAATGTGCACAGTATTGGGGTCCAGAACCAGGTGATGAAGTACAAGCGGGTGGTTTCACTGTAACTACTCTCAAAGTTGATACCAATCCCGATTATACAATATCTATGCTTCTCCTTACAAACAACAAG ACTGATGAGACAAGAGAAGTTTGCCATATGTTGTACACTGCGTGGCCGGATTATGGTGTTCCACAGTCGGCCAGAGCTTTGCTACAGTTTCTAGCCTTAGTAAGACAACAACAAAATAAGTTACTTGCGTGCAGAGGAGACACATGGGCCGGACATCCGCGAGGACCTCCTATAGTTGTACATTGCAGTGCCGGAATCGGAAGGACAG GAACGTTTTGCACGTTAGACATTTGCATATCGCGGCTAGAGGACACCGGGACTGTGGACATCCGCGGTACGGTGGAAAAAATCAGAGCGCAGAGGGCCTACAGTATTCAAATGCCAGACCAATATGTCTTCTGCCATCGTGCATTGGCAGAGTATGCACTCTCCAGGGGGATGCTTAGTCCGCAACATCTTGCTATGTTACCTCCAACCATAGAAGAAGATTCCGACTAG